The stretch of DNA GCATCGTGGACGACACCGTGGACGTGGGGCAGGACCGCTCGGCCCAGCGCCAGGAGCTGCTGCGCTGGCGGGAGGAGATCGGCCGTGTGTTCGACGGCCGCCCCGAGCACCCCGCCGCCCAGCGCCTCCTGGAAGCGATCCGCGCCTTCCCCATCCCGCGCGGGGCGCTGGAGGACATCATCGACGGCGTGGAGATGGACCTGGACCATCCCAGCTACGAGACCTTCGAGGCACTCTACCCGTACTGCTACCGGGTCGCCTCCGCGGTCGGGCTGTGCGCCATCGCGATCTTCGGCCACTCCGACCCGCGAGCCCGGGAGTACGCCATCAACCTTGGCATCGCGCTGCAGCTCACCAACATCCTCCGCGATGTCCAGCCCGACGCGCGCATGGGGCGGGTCTACCTGCCGCAGGAGGATCTGCGCCGCTTCGGCGTGACGGCGGACGAGCTCCGAGAGGGGCGCTACACTCCCGCGTTCGTGGAGCTGATGACGTGGGAGGCCGGACGCGCCCGCGACTACTACGGGCGGGCCTGGCGGGCCTTCCCGGAGGCCGACCGGCGGACGCTCTTCGCCGCCGAGATCATGGGGCGGACCTACTTCGCCCTGCTGCGCGCCATGGAGGCGAGAGGTTTCCGCGTGTTCGAGCGGCGCGTCAGCGTCCGGGCCTCCCGCCGGCTGGCCATCGCCCTCCGCTGCTGGGCCGGTGCCCGCCTCCGCCCCCGCCGCTCGGAAACTCCAATGACGCGCACGCCCCGATGAGCCCGACAGGGCGAAGAGGCCGAACCGCAACGCGATGTCATCCACATTCAGGCGAGATGAACAGAGCGCCGCAGGCGCGAAGAGGCCGCGGTTGAAGCGACGCCCCGATGAGCCCGACAGGGCGAAGAGGCCGAACCGCAACGCGATGTCATCCACATTCAGGCGAGATAATTGAAAGCCTGCGTGCACGTTGGCGCCGGGATGCTGGAGCTGCGCGACTGGCCCGCACCCTCCGTCGGGCCCGGCGAGCTCCTGCTGCGAGTCCGGGGGTGCGGACTCTGCGGCTCCGACATCGCCAAGCTCGCCTCGAGCCAGGCCACAGTGCCGGCCGTGCTGGGGCACGAGGTCGTCGGGGAGGTGCTGGACGCAGGCCCGGGGGTCTCGCGCTTCGCGCCGGGCGACCGCGTCGTCGTCGCCCATCACGTGCCGTGCTTCCACTGCCACTACTGCCGGCGGGGCAGCCCGTCCATGTGCCGGTCCTTCAAGCGTGGCAACCTGGACCCGGGCGGCTTCGCCGAACGCGTCCGCGTGCCCGCGCCGAACGTCGCGCACGCCGCCTTCGCGATCCCGGCCGGCATGTCCGACGAGACGGCCTCGTTCACCGAGCCCCTGGCGTGCTGCCTGCGCGCCGTCAACCGCTGCGGAACGGCAGCCGGCGACACGGTGCTCGTGGTCGGGCTCGGGTCCATCGGCTGTCTCCTCGTCCAGAGCTTCCGGCTGGCCGGCGCGACGGTGCTGGCCACGGATCTCCTGGCCCAGCGCCGGCGCCTGGGGATCGCGGCGGGGGCGCGGGTGCACGAGCGCGAGGCGGAGCTGGACGGAGAGCTACGCGCCACCACGCAGGGCCGCGGCGCGGATGCCGTCGTCCTCACGGCCGGTGGGGGCGCGGTGCTGCCGTGGGCCCGGGCCCGCGTCCGCGACGGGGGGACGCTCCACTACTTCGCCGGCGGGGCAGGGGAGGCACTGCCGCTGTCGCTGGAAAGCCTCTACCACCACGAGGTGACGCTCTCGGCCACGTACTCGTCCTCGCCCGTGGAGCTCGCCGCGGCGTTCGAGCTCCTCCTGCGGGGCGCAGTGACGGTGGACGGCCTCGTCACTCACCGGCTGTCGCTGGCGCGGCTGGCCGAGGGCGTGGAGCTCGTCAAGCGGCAGCAGGCCGTGAAGGTGTACGTGACCCCATGAGGGCCCAGGTCTTCCACGGGCCGGGCGACCTCCGCCTGGAGGAGATCGCGACGCCCGAGCCCGCCGCAGGCGAGCTGCTCGTCAAGGTCGAGGCGGCACTCACCTGCGGCACCGATGTGAAGACGCTCCGCCGTGGCCACCCGGTCATGATCCCGCGCCTGCCCACCGTCTTCGGTCACGAGCTGGCCGGCACCGTGGCCGGCGTCGGCGCCGGCGTCACCGGCCTTCGCGAGGGCGATCGGGTGGTCGCGGCGAACTCGGCGCCCTGCGGCCGCTGTGCCCTCTGCCGAGCCGGGCGCCCGAACCTCTGCGAGGATCTCCTCTTCGTGAACGGGGCCTATGGAGAGTACATCGCGCTGCCTGCCCGGCTCGTCGAGCGGAACGTGATCCGGATCGCCGCCGGGCTCCCGGCGGCCCGGGCGGCCTTCGTCGAGCCCTTGGCGTGCGCGCTCCGGGGGATCGAGCGCGGGCGGGTTGAGGCCGGGATGACGGTGGTCGTCTTCGGCCACGGCCCCCTCGGCTGTCTCCTGGCGATGGTGGCCGCGCAGCGGAAGGCGCGCGTGCTGCTCGTGGGGAAGGCGGGATGGCGCCTCGACCGGATCCGCGAGGCGCGGCTCGCCGACTGCCTGGATGTGCTGGCGGCGCCCGATCTCCAGGCCGCGATCCGGGCGGCCACGGGCGGGCGGGACGCCGACGTGGCGGTGGATGCCACGGGCCAGCCGGCCGTGTGGGAGCTCGCCATCACCGTCACCGGGCGTGGCGGCACCGTGGTGTTCTTCGGCGGCTGCGCACCCGGGACGACCGTGGCGCTGGACACGCGACGGGCCCACTACGAGGAGCTGACTCTCGTGGGCGCCTTCCATCACACGCCGGACCTGATCCACCGCGCGGTCGAGCTCCTGGAGGCACAGACCCTCGTGCCGGATCGTCTCCTCACGCACACCATGGGGCTGGAGGGCGTGCCCCGCGCCCTCGACATGATGGCCCACGGCGCGGCGCTCAAGGTCCTGATCCACCCGGACCGCTGACCGGCGGCCGCTCCGGGAGATCGTGCTCGCCGGCTCGTGGGCCCGAGCGCGGGGCAACCGTCGCCGCGTCACCGAAGATGCCACGGGCGCCGAACCATGGCCGGCGCCCGTGTGAGATACGAAGTCCTGCGGCGAGCGTTACCTGCGGCGGCGAAGCCGCCGTGCTATCGCCATGCTCATCAGGCCCGATCCGATCAGGATGAGGCCGGCCGGTGCAGGAACGCCCGGCGTGACAGGCCCGGGGCCTGCCGCGGCCAGACCGTACTGGAGGTGGTCGACCTCGATACCACCCGCGGTGTTCGAGATGGTGATCGACGAGACCCCACCCGGATCGCTGCAGCCGAAGAAGCGGTCGTCACCGGTCGTGCCGGAGATCCCCCCGTCCGGAGACCCCGCATCCGAAAAGCCCGCGACCGCGCATGGAGCCAGGACGCCGCCTGGTCCGCTGGCCGAGAATGAGATGGTGCCGGCACCATCGGTCCACGCGATGCCTACGTGAGTCGGAAGCCCGCCGAGCGCCACGGAGCTGAAGGTGAAGGTGACAGGAGGCGAGGTGAAGAACGAGCGTCCGCCGGTCCCGGACCCATCGATTGTCCCGTCGTCGGCGTCGACGGAGTCGGTGATGCCGGTGGGCGGAAACGGAGCTCCCGAGGAGGCGCTCACGCCGGGTGTGTTGAGCAAGCCATCCTCGAACGTCTCGAGGAAGAAGGACGAGAACGACAGCGACTTGAACGGGCTATCCGCCCCCCCGCAGCCGGCCGGCGCCGTTGCCGTGTCGAAGCAGAGGTACGGGGACGGCCCGAACAGGGTTACCGCTCCCGCCGGGCCCACGGGGAGCAGCCCCACGCCAAGGGCGATCACTATAGCCAATCGAGCGACCATTGCCACCTCCTGAACGCTCCGTGAGAATGCACTTCGTCTTACATCATCTGCACTGTCGAATAGCTTGACGCATATGACTCAGGAGTCCTGGGTATGCAAGCGTTGCGCCGCGCAAGAGAGCGCTTTCCCCCTGGGCAGTTACACGCCCGCTCCAGGGCGGCCTGCCGCAACCTGTAAAGAGAACTGACATCCCGGGGTGCCGGGTGGCGCCGGCTCGCCCCTGGTCCGAGCCAGCGAGATCTGGGACGATCCGTTCTCGGGTGACTCCGTGCCGGCGCCACGGCGCGTGCAGCCCGTATCGCCTGGAACCCTACCTCGAACTTCACAGGTTGGAGGCGCCTTACTCGCCCGTATGCCGTCACGGGTGCTGCCGGCCCGGCAAGGTCGAGAAGCTGCCGTCCTCGCCCCGCGGGTGACCGGAGGTGAGCGCCCGACCCCCCTGGTCTCAGCCCCGCGTCTTCGCCTCCCGCCGCTTCGCGGGTTGCGGGTCCAGCAGCCGTTCCAGCGGCCCGAGGTGCGACCAGAGGAGGAGTCGCCAGGAGTAGGGGCGGAGGGGCGATTCCTTCACGCAGAGCCTGGCGTGCCGGCGGGCGCGGGCCCGCCAGCCGATCTCCATGCACCACACGACCCACCGCACGTCGTGCGTCCACATCAGGTGCCGGTCGCGGAGCCCACGCTCCACCTGTGGACGGATCACATCAAACATGCGGGCGGACTGCCTCACCTTCCAGTCGCGGGGCTTGGACGACCACGTCCCGGCCCCGTGCTGTCGATAGACTGCCATCACCTCGTCGAGGAAACCCACGTCCCCACGGAGGGCGTGGAGGATGCCCAAGGGCCAATCGCCCAGCGCGAGCACGTCGAGAACCTCCGGCCACGCCCCGAGCACCCCCTGGCGGTACATGACGCCGCACGGCTGGATCGGGTTGGATGCGAGCAGCTCCCGGACGGTGAACACCGGCACCTGCGGACCCGCGGGATGCTCGAGCGGGGGCCGCCCGTCGTCGAAGACCATCCGCACCCGCACGAAGCACATGGACCACTCGGGGTGCCGGTCCATGGAGTCGATCTGTCGCTGCAGCTTGTGGGGGCTGATCCAGTAGTCATCGCCTTCGAGGACCGCGATGTACTGACCGCGACAGGCCTCCCAGCATCGCCGGAAGTTCGGCATCATCCCGAGGTTCCGGTCCGTCCACAGGGGGCGTACGAGGTCCGGGTATCGCTCGGCGTAGCGCCGGATGATGGCACCCGTGGCGTCCGTGGAGCAGTCGTCTCCGATCACCACCTCGTAGGGCTCGCTCACGCGCTGCATGAGCACACTGTCGATCGCCTGGGTGATGAAGCGCTCTTGGTTGTAGGTGAGCATGAGGACGCTGGTTTTCACGGGAGACGCCCGGTCACGACGCGGACGCATGCCCCGGCACCAGGCCGCCCGCCGCCAGCCGGCGCATGACCTCGCCCGCGTTCTCCACCACGACGCGGACGACCGCGCACATCGCGTCGACGCTCCTCTCGGACACGGCCGTCCCGTTGGGCAGGAGCATCACTCGCGCGGCGACCCTCTCGGTCTGCGGCAGCCGAAGCCGGGCCTGCGGGTACAGCGTCCGGTAGGGCTCCCAGCGGTGGCAGCCCGGATGGAAGTGCCGTCGGGCCAGGACGTTCTCCCGGGTCAGCACCTGGACCAGGGCGTCCCGGCTCACACTCGCCTGCACCTCGTCGATTTCCAGGACGAGATAGTGGTAGTTGTTTCGCTCGGTCTCGTCGTACTCGATGACGGAGACACCGGGCAGGCCCGCGAGGTTCCTTACCGTTCGCCGCCAGTTCCGGTGGTTGACGGCGACCACGTCGCCGGCGCCCTCGAGGGACGTCAGCCCCATCGCTGCCGAGAACTCGTTGAGTTTGCCGTTCGTCCCCTCGGACACCACGGTGTCGGCGCCGCGGAAGCCGAACGTGCGCATGCGGTCGACCCGCTCCGCCAGGGTGTCGTCGTTGGTCGTGATCAGGCCCCCCTCGAGGCTGTGGCAGAACTTGGTGGCGTGGAAGGAGAAGATCTCCGCGTCGCCGAAGCCGCCCACGAGCGCGCCGCGATACGAGCAGAGGAAGGCGTGCGCGGAGTCGAAGAGCAGCCTGAGCCCGTGGCGGCGGGCGATCGCCGACAGGGCGTCCACGTCGCATGGCCGGCCCCACAGGTGCACCGCGAGGATGCCCGTGGTCCGTGACGTGATGCGCTCCTCGACACGTCCCGGGTCGATGTTGTGCCTGCGTGGGTCGATGTCGCAGAAGACGGGCGTGAGGCCGAGCCAGTGGACGGCGTGGGGCGTGGCAGCCGCGGTGAAGGCGGGCACGATGACCTCTCCCGTGAGGCCCGCGGCCCGAATGGCGATCTCCAGACCCACCGTGGCGTTGCAGACGGCCAGGCAGTGCTTGACGGCGAGGATGGCGGCCACCCGCCGCTCGAGCTCCTGCTCGTACGGCCCGTGGTTCGTCAGCCAGCACCGGTCCAGGATGTCGTTCAACCGGGCCATGAGCGCGTCGCGGTCGCCGATGTTGGGCCGCCCGACGTGCTGAGGCTCGGTGAAGCTCGGCGCGCCGCCAAAGATGGCCAACTCGTCGATCCGCGTCTTCGTCATGGAAGTCTCCCGCTCCGCGCCGGCTGGGCCCGCGTCAGTCCCCAGCGGGCGCTCCGTGGCGGCGGCGCGCACGCCCGGCGGCCGGCGCCGCTGCTCCCGTCAGTCAGGGCGCCGCTCATCGAGCGGTGGCCCGGTCATCGCGCGGCTGGCGAAAGCGGCGGCTCCCGGGAACGGGATCTCGAGCCGGCGGGCCTCGTCCCAGTCGAGCGCCGGGGAGAACTCCGGATCGTCGAAGCGCGCGCCGGTGACCGTCACGCGCTTGCCATTCACGTGAAGGCGTCCATCGACCAGCCACTTGGCCGCCTGGAGAAGCGACTTGCACTGCTGGACGAACAGGCGATGGCGAAGCACGAGGTCCGGGAGCGCGGGGTCCCGCGGGAAGAGAGTCTGCATGACGATCTTGCCTCCGTCCATGACCTCGTCGATCAACTCGACGGTGCTGCCAAGGAACTTGACGCCGTGGCGGCAGCCGTCGCCGAAGCCGTCCATCCCCTTGAACGCTGGGAGGAGGGAGGGGTGGAAGTTCAGAATGCGGTCGCGAAACGCGTCGCGGACGGCTGCGGAGTAGAACTGGGTGTAGAAGGAGAAGACATAGTCGACGCGGCGGTCCTGGAGGTAGCGGAGCAGCCGGTCGCCAAACCGATCCGGATCCGGCTCGGGGATCACCTCGACGGCCAGGCCGTGCGCTCTTGCTTTGTCGAGCGCGGGGCAGAGGCGGTCGCAGACCAGCCCCAGGGTGAGGCGGCGCACCAGGGCGTGGTGCAGGACCTGGTCCATGATCGACCCCGCCGAGGACGAGACGAAGGCAAACCGCAAAGATCCCGTCACGCGAACTCCTCCTGACGGTAAGCGGGGAAGTAGCGCGTGGTCCCGGTGCCGCGGGAGGCGCACAGGGCTTCATAGCGCGACCGGTCCAGGATCCTCCCGCACAAGTGGGCCATGCGCGTGCCCGTTGCCCAGCCGCGCTTGAACGCCGAGAGGCCGTCGGCCACTCCGGGCCGCGTGCCCGCGGCGCCGCCCAGCCCGAGCCAGCGAACCTTGCCGTGGAAGTGGCGCAGGACGTGCCACTTGGTGGCGTACGACGCTCGCAGCTCATACCCCCGACTGCTGAACGCCGCCAGGTGTCCGTACGCGACGTCGCCCTGAACGTACCAGAGGTCCATGCCGATCGTCTCCCCGGCGCCGGACGTGGCCCGGAACATCACCATCCCGGGCAGCGCAAGCTGTCGTGCGAAGGCAGCGCGCGAGAAAGCTCGGATGCCGGTGATCCCGTGGCGCTGGATGAGGCAGTCGTACAGCCGTACCCACTGGTCGAGCTGCGCCGCCGGGTCGTGACAGACCTCGACGTCGACGTGCCGGAGCGCCCGCCGGACCGCAGCCTGGTGCGAGCGCGAGACAATGGCTTCCACCGGGCGCGTCAACTCGGTCACGAAGTGGGGCTTGAAGTCGAGCACCACGTCGAACCACTGTTCGAGCGTGGAGCGGTCACAGGGGGCGAAGGGGTCTGCCACGCACGTGAGGCTGACGAGGTCCTCCAGGTCGCGCAGGTCTTGGGGCAGCGCGCGCCACTCCGCGCAGCAGAGGAGTGGGTAGCAGCCCATCGCGTCACGATCGGTCGAGCCGGGGATGGGCCGCTCCAGGACATAGGCGCCGGAGCGGGGAAGGGCTCTCGGGCGACCAAAGGCGTCGAAGGAGCCTGCATATCCCGGATGGAGGTACCCCGTCATGCGAGGGGGACGATCCGGCGCGGGCGCTGGCCTCGGATTGGCGCCGACTGCGAGGCGTCTCGGTCAACGGGAGTGCGTCTGCTGGGCCACGTCCGGGCGCGCGGCGGCCCTCCTGAGCGGGCGGT from Candidatus Rokuibacteriota bacterium encodes:
- a CDS encoding GNAT family N-acetyltransferase, which translates into the protein MTGYLHPGYAGSFDAFGRPRALPRSGAYVLERPIPGSTDRDAMGCYPLLCCAEWRALPQDLRDLEDLVSLTCVADPFAPCDRSTLEQWFDVVLDFKPHFVTELTRPVEAIVSRSHQAAVRRALRHVDVEVCHDPAAQLDQWVRLYDCLIQRHGITGIRAFSRAAFARQLALPGMVMFRATSGAGETIGMDLWYVQGDVAYGHLAAFSSRGYELRASYATKWHVLRHFHGKVRWLGLGGAAGTRPGVADGLSAFKRGWATGTRMAHLCGRILDRSRYEALCASRGTGTTRYFPAYRQEEFA
- a CDS encoding glycosyltransferase; translation: MKTSVLMLTYNQERFITQAIDSVLMQRVSEPYEVVIGDDCSTDATGAIIRRYAERYPDLVRPLWTDRNLGMMPNFRRCWEACRGQYIAVLEGDDYWISPHKLQRQIDSMDRHPEWSMCFVRVRMVFDDGRPPLEHPAGPQVPVFTVRELLASNPIQPCGVMYRQGVLGAWPEVLDVLALGDWPLGILHALRGDVGFLDEVMAVYRQHGAGTWSSKPRDWKVRQSARMFDVIRPQVERGLRDRHLMWTHDVRWVVWCMEIGWRARARRHARLCVKESPLRPYSWRLLLWSHLGPLERLLDPQPAKRREAKTRG
- a CDS encoding alcohol dehydrogenase catalytic domain-containing protein, whose amino-acid sequence is MRAQVFHGPGDLRLEEIATPEPAAGELLVKVEAALTCGTDVKTLRRGHPVMIPRLPTVFGHELAGTVAGVGAGVTGLREGDRVVAANSAPCGRCALCRAGRPNLCEDLLFVNGAYGEYIALPARLVERNVIRIAAGLPAARAAFVEPLACALRGIERGRVEAGMTVVVFGHGPLGCLLAMVAAQRKARVLLVGKAGWRLDRIREARLADCLDVLAAPDLQAAIRAATGGRDADVAVDATGQPAVWELAITVTGRGGTVVFFGGCAPGTTVALDTRRAHYEELTLVGAFHHTPDLIHRAVELLEAQTLVPDRLLTHTMGLEGVPRALDMMAHGAALKVLIHPDR
- the hpnD gene encoding presqualene diphosphate synthase HpnD, with the protein product MNPERFVSRLTRKSRSNFFYAFLLLPRAQREAIFAVYAFCRIVDDTVDVGQDRSAQRQELLRWREEIGRVFDGRPEHPAAQRLLEAIRAFPIPRGALEDIIDGVEMDLDHPSYETFEALYPYCYRVASAVGLCAIAIFGHSDPRAREYAINLGIALQLTNILRDVQPDARMGRVYLPQEDLRRFGVTADELREGRYTPAFVELMTWEAGRARDYYGRAWRAFPEADRRTLFAAEIMGRTYFALLRAMEARGFRVFERRVSVRASRRLAIALRCWAGARLRPRRSETPMTRTPR
- a CDS encoding DegT/DnrJ/EryC1/StrS family aminotransferase yields the protein MTKTRIDELAIFGGAPSFTEPQHVGRPNIGDRDALMARLNDILDRCWLTNHGPYEQELERRVAAILAVKHCLAVCNATVGLEIAIRAAGLTGEVIVPAFTAAATPHAVHWLGLTPVFCDIDPRRHNIDPGRVEERITSRTTGILAVHLWGRPCDVDALSAIARRHGLRLLFDSAHAFLCSYRGALVGGFGDAEIFSFHATKFCHSLEGGLITTNDDTLAERVDRMRTFGFRGADTVVSEGTNGKLNEFSAAMGLTSLEGAGDVVAVNHRNWRRTVRNLAGLPGVSVIEYDETERNNYHYLVLEIDEVQASVSRDALVQVLTRENVLARRHFHPGCHRWEPYRTLYPQARLRLPQTERVAARVMLLPNGTAVSERSVDAMCAVVRVVVENAGEVMRRLAAGGLVPGHASAS
- a CDS encoding alcohol dehydrogenase catalytic domain-containing protein — translated: MKACVHVGAGMLELRDWPAPSVGPGELLLRVRGCGLCGSDIAKLASSQATVPAVLGHEVVGEVLDAGPGVSRFAPGDRVVVAHHVPCFHCHYCRRGSPSMCRSFKRGNLDPGGFAERVRVPAPNVAHAAFAIPAGMSDETASFTEPLACCLRAVNRCGTAAGDTVLVVGLGSIGCLLVQSFRLAGATVLATDLLAQRRRLGIAAGARVHEREAELDGELRATTQGRGADAVVLTAGGGAVLPWARARVRDGGTLHYFAGGAGEALPLSLESLYHHEVTLSATYSSSPVELAAAFELLLRGAVTVDGLVTHRLSLARLAEGVELVKRQQAVKVYVTP